The genomic stretch AGATGACAATACATCACCCAACTGTAAATTATTTGGGATCTTCCCATCGTTTGTTTGAGACATAACTACTCCATTAAATACATCTGTATACAAAGAAAATACTGATCAAACCATCACAAAACAAGCGAAAAAATCAATAGATTGGAGTAAATAGAAAAAAATAGCCTGAATTCACTCATTCTTATGGAGAAAAACCTGATTGGACGTTTATTCCCTTGGCCATTTCCGTTATCTTTAGCGGGTGTATTTTATCAATAAGACAGTCGAATGACACAAGTACAAACAGACGAACTAAGAACTCAAGCACTCGGCCCAATGCCGACCCCATTAGAATTAACTCAAGCACACCCATTGTGCGACTCTGTTGCCGAGCATATCGATAATTCTCGCCGTCAGATCGAAGCGATCCTTGCGGGGAATGACCCTCGTTTATTAGTGGTCGTGGGCCCATGCTCAGTACACGACACTGAAGCTGCGCTGGATTACGGGCAACGCTTAAATGAGCTGCAAGCACAATATAAAGATCAATTGTTGATTGTCATGCGTACCTATTTTGAAAAGCCACGCACTATCATTGGCTGGAAAGGTTTAATTTCTGATCCCAATCTTGATGGCAGTTACGCTTTAGAAGCGGGTTTAAATAAAGCGCGTAAATTGCTATTGGATATCAATACTCTTGGCCTTGCTACCGCGACTGAATTTTTAGATATGGTCACCGGTCAATATATCTCTGATTTGATATCTTGGGGAGCCATTGGCGCTCGCACGACTGAATCGCAAATTCACCGTGAAATGGCCTCAGCGTTATCTTGCCCTGTTGGGTTTAAAAACGGTACTAACGGTAATGTGAAAATTTCAACCGATGCCATTCGCGCCGCGCAATCCTCACATTATTTTTGCTCACCCGATAAAAATGGTCGTATGACAGTTTACCGCACCGCGGGCAACCCACATGGTCATGCCATTTTACGCGGAGGTGATACCGGCCCTAACTTTGATGCCGAGTCGGTAGCACAAGCTTGTCAGCAATTGGCCGATGTTGAATTAACGCCGCGTTTGATTGTCGATTTTAGCCATGCCAACTGTCAAAAACAGCATCGTAAACAATTGGATGTTGCCCAAGATATTTGCCAACAAATTGAAAGTGGTTCGACTTACATTGCCGGTATTATGGCGGAAAGCTTTATTGAAGAAGGCAATCAACCAATGACGGATCTCGATAACCTCACTTATGGTCAATCGATTACCGATCCATGCTTAAGCTGGGATGACACGGTAACCATGTTAGATATGCTCGCCGCTTCAATCAAAAAGACAGTTGTAAAATAACCAACCT from Vibrio algicola encodes the following:
- a CDS encoding 3-deoxy-7-phosphoheptulonate synthase, which gives rise to MTQVQTDELRTQALGPMPTPLELTQAHPLCDSVAEHIDNSRRQIEAILAGNDPRLLVVVGPCSVHDTEAALDYGQRLNELQAQYKDQLLIVMRTYFEKPRTIIGWKGLISDPNLDGSYALEAGLNKARKLLLDINTLGLATATEFLDMVTGQYISDLISWGAIGARTTESQIHREMASALSCPVGFKNGTNGNVKISTDAIRAAQSSHYFCSPDKNGRMTVYRTAGNPHGHAILRGGDTGPNFDAESVAQACQQLADVELTPRLIVDFSHANCQKQHRKQLDVAQDICQQIESGSTYIAGIMAESFIEEGNQPMTDLDNLTYGQSITDPCLSWDDTVTMLDMLAASIKKTVVK